From the Rhodoferax mekongensis genome, one window contains:
- a CDS encoding ABC transporter ATP-binding protein, producing MAASLQIAGIRKVFGKGDKAVEVLKKIEIDVAPGEFLILVGPSGCGKSTLLNIIAGLEEPSEGELRIAGKNVVGVAPAQRDIAMVFQSYALYPTMSVADNIGFALEMRKVPVEERKKRIAEVAAMLQIEHLLDRRPAQLSGGQRQRVAMGRALARDPQLFLFDEPLSNLDAKLRVEMRAEIKRLHQVSGITSVYVTHDQIEAMTLGSRIAVMKDGILQQIGTPDDIYNRPANTYVATFIGSPTMNLIKGHVEVPGAQGRFTFNGSTLELATPAAGDATLGVRPEHIELITGDAAWRGEVAVVEPTGADTYVVVKTSAGEVTVRTAPSASWKAGDQVGLRVNPANTNWFSTATGVRLDV from the coding sequence ATGGCAGCTTCTCTCCAAATCGCAGGCATCCGCAAAGTTTTCGGCAAGGGCGACAAAGCCGTTGAAGTCCTGAAAAAGATCGAAATCGACGTCGCCCCCGGCGAGTTCCTGATCCTGGTCGGCCCCTCCGGCTGCGGCAAGTCCACCTTGCTCAACATCATTGCGGGCCTCGAAGAGCCGTCCGAAGGCGAGCTACGCATTGCCGGCAAAAACGTGGTGGGCGTGGCCCCCGCACAGCGCGACATCGCCATGGTGTTTCAAAGCTACGCGCTCTACCCCACCATGAGCGTGGCTGACAACATCGGCTTCGCTCTGGAAATGCGCAAGGTGCCCGTGGAAGAGCGCAAAAAGCGCATTGCTGAAGTGGCGGCCATGCTGCAAATCGAACACTTGCTGGACCGCCGCCCCGCGCAGTTGTCTGGCGGTCAGCGCCAGCGTGTAGCCATGGGCCGTGCTTTGGCACGTGACCCCCAACTCTTCCTGTTTGACGAGCCGCTCTCCAACCTGGACGCCAAGCTCCGCGTAGAAATGCGCGCTGAAATCAAGCGCCTGCACCAGGTGTCCGGCATCACCAGCGTGTACGTGACGCACGACCAGATTGAGGCCATGACCCTGGGCAGCCGCATCGCAGTGATGAAGGACGGCATCCTGCAACAGATCGGCACACCCGACGACATCTACAACCGCCCGGCCAACACCTATGTGGCCACCTTCATCGGCTCGCCCACCATGAACCTGATCAAGGGTCATGTGGAAGTGCCCGGCGCGCAAGGCCGCTTTACTTTCAACGGCAGCACCCTGGAGCTGGCGACCCCCGCCGCTGGCGACGCCACCCTGGGCGTGCGGCCCGAGCACATCGAGCTGATCACTGGCGATGCCGCCTGGCGCGGCGAAGTGGCAGTGGTGGAACCCACTGGCGCCGACACGTACGTGGTGGTGAAAACCTCTGCGGGCGAAGTGACTGTGCGCACCGCTCCGAGCGCATCCTGGAAAGCCGGTGATCAAGTCGGCCTGCGCGTGAACCCTGCGAACACCAACTGGTTCAGCACTGCGACGGGTGTGCGTTTGGACGTGTAA
- a CDS encoding carbohydrate ABC transporter permease, whose product MKTLENILPKLVIAPGFVLGFAFIYGFMIWNGILSVTGSRMLPNYEEFVGLEQYVRLWEMDRWYIALKNLGIFSVLYVGGSMILGMALAIFLDQKIRAEGVLRTIYLYPMALSFIVTGTAWKWILNPSLGLEKLAHDFGWTSFSFDWLVQSETAIYCVVIAGIWQSAGFAMALSLAGLRGIDDSIIKAAQIDGASLPRIYWRIILPILRPVVFSTVLVLSHLSIKSFDLVMALTSGGPGYASDVPATFMYVMSFTRGQIGLGAASATMMLMFVAALVVPYLYSELRTKPHDR is encoded by the coding sequence ATGAAAACCCTTGAAAACATCCTCCCCAAGCTGGTGATTGCTCCGGGCTTTGTGCTCGGCTTCGCCTTCATTTACGGATTCATGATCTGGAACGGCATCCTGTCGGTCACCGGCTCGCGCATGCTGCCCAACTACGAAGAGTTCGTGGGGCTGGAGCAGTACGTGCGCCTGTGGGAAATGGACCGCTGGTACATCGCTCTCAAAAACCTCGGCATCTTCAGCGTGTTGTATGTGGGTGGCTCCATGATTCTGGGCATGGCCTTGGCGATTTTTCTGGACCAGAAAATCCGTGCCGAAGGCGTGCTGCGCACCATTTACCTCTACCCCATGGCCTTGTCGTTCATCGTGACCGGCACTGCCTGGAAATGGATCTTGAACCCGAGCCTTGGTTTGGAAAAGTTGGCGCACGATTTCGGCTGGACCAGCTTCAGCTTTGACTGGCTGGTGCAGTCTGAAACCGCCATTTACTGCGTGGTAATTGCCGGCATCTGGCAGTCCGCGGGCTTTGCCATGGCCTTGTCGCTGGCCGGCCTGCGCGGCATTGACGACAGCATCATCAAAGCCGCCCAGATCGACGGCGCTTCGCTTCCCCGCATCTACTGGCGCATCATTCTTCCCATCCTGCGCCCCGTGGTGTTCTCCACCGTGCTGGTGTTGTCGCACCTGTCTATCAAGAGTTTTGACCTTGTGATGGCGCTCACGTCTGGCGGCCCCGGCTATGCGTCTGACGTACCCGCCACCTTCATGTACGTGATGAGCTTCACCCGCGGCCAAATCGGCCTGGGTGCAGCCAGCGCCACCATGATGCTGATGTTCGTGGCGGCCCTCGTGGTGCCGTATCTGTACAGCGAATTGCGCACCAAACCTCACGACCGTTAA
- a CDS encoding SRPBCC family protein, protein MQITVETTVKAPIETVWSAYTTPQDIKQWNTASDDWHTTQATVDLRAGGNFSSRMEAKDGSFGFDFAGTYTKVVLHERIEYAFGDRNGTVEFNSTSGGVTVRVTFDAETQHPLEQQRQGWQAILNNFAKHVEAKSL, encoded by the coding sequence ATGCAAATCACCGTTGAGACTACTGTGAAGGCGCCGATTGAGACCGTCTGGTCCGCCTACACAACTCCGCAAGATATCAAGCAGTGGAACACGGCATCTGATGACTGGCACACCACGCAAGCTACTGTTGATTTGCGCGCGGGCGGCAACTTCAGTTCGCGCATGGAAGCCAAAGATGGCAGCTTCGGCTTTGATTTCGCAGGGACCTATACCAAAGTGGTGCTCCATGAACGCATCGAATATGCCTTTGGTGACAGGAATGGGACGGTCGAGTTCAACAGCACTTCCGGTGGTGTGACGGTTCGCGTTACTTTTGATGCTGAAACCCAACACCCTTTGGAACAACAGCGTCAGGGTTGGCAGGCCATCTTGAATAACTTTGCCAAGCACGTCGAGGCGAAAAGTCTGTGA
- a CDS encoding response regulator transcription factor has protein sequence MAHLLIVEDDELLRDGLCAQLVHAGHSVSSASDGAQAQGLLESTRFDGVVLDLGLPVVDGIAVLQWIRQRLAALPVLILTARDGVDDRVQGLNAGADDYLTKPFNMAELLARLQAMLRRSRLPAFGGSLEVQSTHSRNLRLDPVLPLAWLGDDPMELTHREWSLLSLLVNNMGQVVGREDVLSVWQTAPLEGGAAGSNALEVYVHRLRRKLTDSGLNIRNVRGLGYMLESDTP, from the coding sequence ATGGCCCATTTACTGATTGTTGAAGACGATGAATTGCTGCGCGACGGCCTGTGCGCGCAGCTGGTACACGCCGGCCACAGCGTGAGCAGCGCCAGCGACGGCGCGCAAGCCCAAGGCCTGCTGGAGTCCACCCGCTTTGACGGTGTGGTGCTCGACCTGGGCCTGCCGGTGGTGGACGGTATTGCCGTGCTGCAATGGATACGCCAGCGCCTTGCCGCGCTGCCGGTGCTCATCCTCACCGCGCGTGATGGCGTTGACGACCGCGTACAAGGCCTCAACGCGGGCGCCGACGACTACCTCACCAAACCCTTCAACATGGCCGAGCTGCTGGCCCGCCTGCAGGCCATGCTGCGCCGCTCGCGCCTGCCTGCATTCGGTGGCTCGCTGGAGGTGCAAAGCACCCACAGCCGCAACCTGCGTCTGGACCCGGTACTGCCCCTGGCCTGGCTGGGCGATGACCCGATGGAGCTCACCCATCGCGAATGGTCTTTGCTCTCGCTGCTGGTCAACAACATGGGGCAGGTCGTCGGCCGGGAAGACGTGTTGTCCGTCTGGCAAACCGCTCCGCTGGAGGGCGGCGCCGCCGGCTCCAACGCGCTGGAGGTGTACGTGCACCGCCTGCGCCGCAAGCTCACCGATAGCGGCTTGAACATCCGCAACGTGCGCGGCCTGGGCTACATGCTCGAATCGGACACTCCGTGA
- a CDS encoding multifunctional CCA addition/repair protein, producing the protein MPAGSPAHTHSTGTFLVGGAVRDALLGLEVKDRDWVVVGSSPQQMLDAGYLAVGKDFPVFLHPRTQEEYALARTERKTAPGYKGFAVHAAPDVTLEEDLARRDLTINSIAARADSTGANGTFDTKDLIDPFGGQADLQMRVLRHVTPAFREDPVRILRVARFAARFTEFTVAPETTALMQTMVEDGEVDHLVPERVWQEIAKGLMEARPSRMFEVLRSCGALKRLLPELDRLWGVPQSPEHHPEVDTGVHVMLVLDRAAQLDAPLAVRFACLGHDLGKGTTPADVLPRHIGHEERSARLLKGVCQRLRVPNDCAELADVVAREHGNIHRSGSLNAAALLRLLERCDAIRKPERFRAALLACQCDAQGRLGLHDAPYPQAQRLGQALDLALAVATDSIAARAISMGATGPKIGQFIQTARAEAIAAGLPAATAA; encoded by the coding sequence ATGCCCGCCGGCTCGCCCGCCCACACCCACTCCACCGGCACCTTTCTGGTAGGTGGTGCCGTGCGCGACGCGCTGTTGGGCCTGGAGGTGAAAGACCGCGACTGGGTGGTCGTGGGCAGCAGCCCGCAGCAAATGCTGGATGCGGGCTACCTCGCCGTGGGCAAAGACTTCCCGGTGTTTTTGCACCCCCGCACCCAGGAGGAATACGCCCTGGCCCGCACCGAGCGCAAAACCGCGCCCGGCTACAAGGGCTTTGCGGTGCACGCCGCACCGGATGTGACGCTGGAAGAAGACCTGGCCCGGCGCGACCTCACTATCAATTCCATAGCTGCTCGCGCAGATTCCACGGGCGCCAATGGCACTTTTGATACTAAAGACCTGATAGACCCCTTCGGCGGCCAGGCAGACCTGCAGATGCGTGTACTGCGCCATGTGACGCCTGCCTTTCGCGAAGACCCGGTGCGCATCCTCCGTGTGGCCCGGTTTGCGGCGCGGTTTACCGAGTTCACGGTGGCACCTGAAACCACCGCCCTGATGCAGACCATGGTGGAAGACGGCGAGGTGGACCACCTGGTGCCTGAGCGCGTGTGGCAAGAGATCGCCAAAGGCTTGATGGAAGCCCGCCCCTCCCGCATGTTTGAGGTGCTGCGCAGCTGCGGCGCCCTGAAGCGCCTGCTGCCTGAGCTGGACCGGCTCTGGGGCGTGCCCCAAAGCCCCGAGCACCACCCCGAGGTGGACACGGGCGTGCACGTCATGCTCGTGCTGGACCGCGCAGCACAGCTGGATGCGCCGCTGGCGGTGCGCTTTGCCTGCCTGGGCCACGACCTGGGCAAAGGCACCACGCCCGCTGACGTGCTGCCCCGCCACATCGGCCATGAGGAGCGCAGCGCCCGCCTGCTCAAGGGCGTTTGCCAGCGGCTGCGCGTGCCCAACGACTGCGCCGAGCTGGCCGACGTAGTCGCCCGCGAGCACGGCAACATCCACCGCAGCGGCTCGCTCAATGCTGCTGCCCTGCTGCGCCTCCTGGAGCGCTGCGACGCCATCCGCAAACCTGAGCGCTTTCGCGCCGCCTTGCTGGCCTGCCAGTGCGATGCCCAAGGTCGCCTCGGTCTGCACGATGCGCCCTACCCCCAAGCCCAGCGGCTGGGGCAGGCACTGGACCTGGCGCTGGCAGTTGCTACAGATTCCATAGCTGCTCGCGCAATATCCATGGGCGCTACCGGCCCAAAGATCGGTCAATTCATCCAAACCGCCCGCGCTGAGGCCATTGCCGCTGGCCTGCCGGCTGCCACCGCTGCCTGA
- a CDS encoding carbohydrate ABC transporter permease encodes MLSKNLPRILIYGTLLLAAFFFLAPLYVMLATSFKDAEQIRSGNLLSLPNSLNFESWQLAWSSACTGVDCRGLQPYFMNSIIMAVPAVLISTAWGAINGYVLSMWKFKGSEVLFGFMLFGVFMPFQVVLLPMSQVLGYLGLSSSLGGLVLVHCIAGLAGTTLFFRNYYTAIPKELVNAARIDGAGFWRIFFRIVVPMSTPILMVTLIWQFTNIWNDFLFGVAFSGADSKPITVGLNNMANTSSSVKSYNVDMAAAVIAGLPTMLVYVLAGQYFVKGLTAGAVKG; translated from the coding sequence ATGTTGTCTAAAAACCTACCCCGCATCCTGATCTACGGCACGTTGCTGTTGGCCGCCTTCTTTTTCCTGGCGCCGCTGTACGTGATGTTGGCCACCTCGTTCAAAGATGCCGAGCAAATCCGCTCCGGCAATTTGCTGAGCTTGCCCAACTCCCTCAATTTCGAATCCTGGCAACTCGCCTGGTCCAGCGCCTGTACCGGTGTGGACTGCCGCGGCCTGCAGCCTTACTTCATGAACTCCATCATCATGGCGGTGCCCGCTGTGCTGATCTCCACCGCCTGGGGCGCCATCAATGGCTATGTGCTGAGCATGTGGAAGTTCAAGGGCAGCGAAGTGCTGTTTGGCTTCATGCTGTTTGGCGTGTTCATGCCCTTCCAGGTGGTGTTGTTGCCCATGAGCCAGGTGTTGGGCTACTTGGGCCTCTCCAGCTCACTCGGTGGCTTGGTGCTGGTGCACTGCATTGCCGGTTTGGCCGGTACCACGCTGTTCTTCCGCAATTACTACACCGCCATCCCCAAAGAGCTGGTGAACGCAGCGCGCATTGACGGTGCCGGTTTCTGGCGCATCTTCTTCCGCATCGTGGTGCCCATGTCCACCCCGATCCTGATGGTGACGCTCATCTGGCAGTTCACCAACATCTGGAACGACTTCCTGTTCGGCGTGGCCTTCAGTGGCGCGGACAGCAAGCCCATCACCGTGGGCCTGAACAACATGGCCAACACTTCCAGCAGTGTCAAAAGCTACAACGTCGACATGGCTGCGGCCGTGATCGCAGGTCTCCCCACCATGTTGGTCTACGTACTGGCAGGTCAATATTTCGTGAAAGGTCTCACCGCTGGCGCGGTGAAAGGATAA
- a CDS encoding sensor histidine kinase codes for MSRPARFSLKRQLLIWLLLPQLVLWLMGGVLAFRVALAYAEKTIDQSLTQSVRSLARQVKPMGSGLLVDFPRAARDIIEQDPDDRVAYMVSSPPGSFLLGNTKIPGRTPDLYSADNEPVLYEVVMDGRPMRVASIDLSFGDGFTDQRMRVQVAKSLVAQQRIARELVRDVLFPLLILGAVLSVLVYEGIRRGLAPLERLEAQLANRNMASLSPIEMTQAPEEVHSLANTLNQLLTTLRRSLSQEKRFLNDAAHQLRTPLAGLISQTELAMQEKDPEALQQRLTKVHTGAQRSAHLVHQLLSLARTEAEVSLVPVDAASLAREVAREWTRRALAAGVDLGYEGEDSVMVPADKLLLREVLSNLIDNALRYAGKGAVVTLRTTVHDGFCWLDVEDTGPGVSGEQLERVFERFWRASELPGGCGLGLSIVAEIARRHNGTATAQTTLPHGLTIRLQLPLQPLI; via the coding sequence GTGAGCCGCCCTGCGCGCTTCTCGCTCAAGCGGCAGTTGTTGATCTGGTTGCTGCTGCCCCAGCTGGTGTTGTGGCTCATGGGTGGCGTGCTGGCATTCCGCGTGGCGCTGGCCTATGCGGAGAAAACCATTGACCAGTCGCTCACGCAATCGGTGCGCTCGCTGGCCAGGCAGGTCAAGCCCATGGGCTCCGGCCTGCTGGTGGACTTTCCGCGTGCGGCGCGCGACATCATCGAACAAGACCCGGACGACCGCGTGGCCTACATGGTGTCCTCCCCGCCCGGCAGCTTCTTGCTGGGCAACACCAAAATTCCAGGGCGCACGCCCGACCTGTACTCCGCCGACAACGAGCCCGTGCTCTACGAAGTGGTGATGGATGGCCGGCCCATGCGCGTGGCTTCCATCGACCTGAGTTTTGGCGATGGTTTCACCGACCAGCGCATGCGGGTGCAGGTGGCCAAGAGCCTGGTAGCGCAGCAACGCATTGCCCGGGAGCTGGTGCGTGACGTGCTCTTCCCGTTGCTGATCTTGGGCGCCGTGCTCAGCGTGCTGGTGTACGAAGGCATACGCCGCGGCCTGGCTCCACTGGAGCGGCTGGAGGCGCAGCTGGCCAACCGCAACATGGCGTCGCTCTCTCCCATCGAGATGACGCAAGCGCCGGAGGAAGTGCACTCCCTGGCCAACACCCTGAACCAGCTGCTCACCACCCTGCGCCGCAGCCTGAGCCAGGAAAAGCGCTTTTTGAATGACGCCGCCCACCAACTGCGCACGCCCCTTGCGGGCCTGATCAGCCAGACCGAGCTGGCCATGCAAGAGAAAGACCCCGAGGCCTTGCAACAGCGCCTGACCAAAGTGCACACCGGCGCCCAGCGCAGCGCACACCTGGTGCATCAGCTGCTGTCTTTGGCCCGCACGGAAGCGGAGGTGAGCCTGGTGCCGGTGGATGCTGCTTCGCTGGCGCGGGAAGTGGCACGCGAATGGACGCGCCGCGCCCTGGCGGCTGGCGTGGACCTGGGCTACGAGGGCGAAGACAGTGTCATGGTGCCCGCCGACAAACTGCTGCTGCGCGAAGTGCTGAGCAACCTCATCGACAACGCCCTGCGCTACGCCGGCAAAGGTGCCGTGGTTACGCTGCGCACCACGGTGCACGATGGCTTCTGCTGGCTGGATGTGGAAGACACCGGCCCCGGCGTCTCTGGTGAGCAGCTAGAGCGCGTGTTTGAACGCTTCTGGCGCGCCAGCGAACTGCCCGGCGGCTGTGGACTGGGCCTGTCCATCGTGGCGGAAATCGCGCGGCGCCATAACGGCACGGCAACAGCGCAGACGACGTTGCCGCATGGGTTGACGATTCGGTTGCAGTTGCCTTTACAGCCCCTAATTTAG
- a CDS encoding glutathione S-transferase family protein, with amino-acid sequence MIKLYIGNKNYSSWSMRPWVLLKQAGIDFEEVMVRFDSFDSQSQFKTTLAKLSPTGKVPLLVDGDLAVWDTLAIAEYVAEAFPNLQLWPADKAARARARSVCAEMHSGFTGLRSNCPMNIEATLLETGALIWRDKPAVRADVARLSAMWEELLAQYGGPMLFGQFSVADAYFAPVCARLKTYGLPVSPVVGAYVSRVLALPGVQAWITGALAEKDFLDFEEPYRLQR; translated from the coding sequence ATGATCAAGCTCTACATCGGTAACAAAAATTATTCTTCGTGGTCCATGCGCCCTTGGGTGCTGTTAAAGCAAGCCGGAATCGATTTTGAAGAAGTCATGGTGCGGTTTGACTCCTTCGACAGCCAGTCGCAATTCAAAACCACGCTCGCCAAGCTCAGCCCCACCGGCAAGGTGCCTTTGCTGGTCGATGGCGACCTCGCGGTCTGGGACACCCTGGCCATTGCCGAATACGTGGCCGAAGCGTTTCCCAACCTGCAGCTCTGGCCCGCCGACAAAGCCGCCCGTGCACGGGCCCGCAGCGTGTGCGCCGAGATGCACTCCGGCTTCACCGGCCTGCGCAGCAACTGCCCCATGAACATCGAGGCCACCCTGCTGGAAACCGGCGCCCTAATCTGGCGCGACAAGCCCGCCGTGCGCGCCGATGTGGCCCGCCTGAGCGCCATGTGGGAAGAGCTGCTGGCCCAGTATGGCGGCCCCATGTTGTTCGGCCAGTTCTCCGTGGCGGATGCCTACTTCGCCCCCGTCTGCGCCCGCCTCAAAACCTATGGCCTGCCGGTCAGCCCGGTGGTGGGTGCTTATGTGTCCCGCGTGCTGGCACTGCCCGGCGTGCAGGCCTGGATCACCGGCGCGCTGGCGGAGAAAGACTTTCTGGACTTTGAAGAACCCTACCGCCTGCAACGCTGA
- a CDS encoding diguanylate cyclase domain-containing protein, with protein MVFEVQQTGAMRPRARSVRWMLLWAGVCAAMGLLSLMVSDARPGQVIIWMANPVGAVALLRLQRSQWPAMLAALLVAVWAAHVAYAWGAGPEFQAWISPMTMAWRAGLDVPVHLLEMMLSAVMLDRIRALEHAGERAAVQGMVLLRAALLPAALLAPLGGMVWVGAAIGDWQVLSLNWFIGHTIGTVAALPLALSVATKRPRVALAQVTEPLALAMLLGSVAVTLWASTSLPKPFVIMVAPVVWMAMRSTLVATFAANLLVAASMAALIRYGVLLPPPTSSWWGDALFYLSVLATLLPGLFLAVMSEGQRQALQVLADSESRARDLYFQTPAMLHSIDAQGRIVQVSKLWLDTLGYAEADVLGRHVADFMDPASARKAREVVIPAAVRDGRCDNIDYQLCRRDGTLCDVILSAIWEYDEAHQPVRSLAVLQDVTEKKRLEARSHFAEHDALTGLPNRVLLQDRLKMLCAHYSRHKGVFAIGFLDLDHFKEVNDNHGHDAGDLLLKEVARRLQGTLRAADTVCRLGGDEFVMIFSAVEGRTELQVLATKLMSAIAAPCVLGEGPDPPVVQVSGSLGLALFPEHGSEPQTLLTHADQAMYAAKRGGRNRYEFYRGAA; from the coding sequence ATGGTCTTTGAAGTCCAGCAAACCGGTGCCATGCGGCCCCGCGCACGCAGCGTGCGGTGGATGCTGCTGTGGGCAGGTGTCTGCGCAGCCATGGGGCTGCTATCGCTGATGGTGTCCGACGCGCGGCCGGGGCAGGTCATTATCTGGATGGCCAACCCGGTAGGGGCCGTGGCTCTGTTGCGCCTGCAGCGCTCGCAGTGGCCCGCCATGTTGGCTGCTTTGTTGGTGGCCGTGTGGGCGGCGCACGTGGCGTACGCCTGGGGGGCCGGACCAGAGTTTCAAGCCTGGATCAGCCCCATGACCATGGCGTGGCGTGCCGGCTTGGACGTGCCAGTGCATTTGTTGGAAATGATGCTGTCTGCCGTCATGCTGGACCGCATCCGTGCCTTGGAGCACGCCGGGGAACGGGCCGCAGTGCAGGGAATGGTTCTGCTGCGCGCGGCCCTGTTACCCGCAGCGCTGCTTGCTCCATTGGGTGGAATGGTCTGGGTGGGCGCCGCCATCGGCGACTGGCAAGTGTTGTCGCTGAACTGGTTCATCGGACACACCATAGGCACAGTGGCGGCATTGCCTCTGGCTTTGTCCGTGGCCACCAAGCGGCCCCGCGTGGCGCTGGCGCAAGTCACCGAACCTCTGGCCCTGGCCATGTTGTTGGGCAGTGTGGCGGTCACGCTGTGGGCAAGTACCAGCCTGCCCAAGCCCTTTGTGATCATGGTGGCTCCCGTCGTATGGATGGCCATGCGTTCGACCCTGGTAGCCACCTTTGCTGCCAACCTGCTGGTCGCCGCCAGCATGGCTGCACTGATCCGCTACGGCGTGTTGCTGCCTCCGCCAACCTCCAGCTGGTGGGGCGATGCCTTGTTCTATTTGTCGGTATTGGCCACGCTCTTGCCGGGCTTGTTTCTGGCTGTGATGTCTGAAGGGCAGCGCCAGGCTTTGCAGGTGCTGGCCGACAGTGAATCGCGGGCCCGGGACCTTTACTTTCAGACTCCGGCCATGCTGCATTCGATTGATGCGCAAGGTCGCATCGTGCAGGTCAGCAAGTTGTGGCTGGACACGCTGGGCTATGCCGAGGCAGATGTGTTGGGACGGCATGTGGCCGACTTTATGGATCCCGCTTCCGCGCGCAAAGCACGTGAGGTCGTGATCCCTGCCGCCGTGCGCGATGGCCGTTGCGACAACATCGACTACCAGTTATGTCGCCGCGATGGCACGCTGTGCGACGTGATCCTGTCTGCCATTTGGGAATACGACGAAGCGCACCAACCCGTGCGCAGCCTTGCCGTATTGCAGGACGTGACGGAGAAAAAGCGGCTTGAAGCCCGCAGCCACTTTGCCGAGCATGACGCCCTGACGGGTTTACCCAACCGGGTGCTCCTGCAAGACCGGCTCAAGATGCTGTGCGCGCACTACAGCCGGCACAAAGGGGTGTTTGCCATCGGGTTTCTGGATCTGGACCACTTCAAAGAGGTCAACGACAACCACGGCCACGACGCAGGCGACTTGCTGTTGAAGGAAGTGGCCCGCAGGTTGCAGGGCACTTTGCGCGCGGCGGATACGGTATGCCGCTTGGGTGGTGACGAGTTTGTGATGATTTTCAGCGCAGTGGAAGGCCGGACCGAACTCCAGGTGCTGGCCACCAAACTGATGTCTGCCATTGCCGCACCGTGCGTCTTGGGTGAGGGGCCTGACCCACCGGTGGTGCAGGTGTCAGGCAGCCTGGGGCTGGCGCTTTTTCCTGAGCATGGCTCGGAGCCTCAGACGCTGCTAACGCATGCGGACCAAGCCATGTATGCCGCCAAGCGCGGCGGCCGCAACCGATACGAGTTTTATCGAGGAGCGGCCTGA
- a CDS encoding transporter substrate-binding domain-containing protein codes for MAHTTSSCRRTVFGLMAFCLVMLHGAVAAQTIRFAPEKDYAPFVSAGPAGQVQGLSIDVLDILKPRLGANVQVLPADNLANILQAARRGEVDLISSLRPTPERAEFLAFTEPYVKVPAVLVVKQGPIPPTLKDLADRPVAVGKGYAVESFVRTNYPLIRWVAVSDDVAALQALLRGDVDGVVADVASVSDATRHSGIRGVQVVESLPFEYELSFAYRKELAALGDALNAGLKDITPATRQALLRRWIDTETLTYEDPRLTWVRKLAMVLSVLALVMVGVWRLRAKRSSDRAADGL; via the coding sequence ATGGCGCACACCACAAGCTCTTGCCGGCGCACCGTCTTCGGGCTGATGGCTTTTTGCCTGGTCATGCTGCATGGCGCAGTGGCGGCACAAACCATCCGCTTTGCGCCTGAAAAAGATTACGCCCCCTTTGTAAGCGCCGGGCCTGCCGGGCAGGTGCAAGGCCTGTCCATCGATGTGCTGGACATCCTCAAGCCCCGATTGGGCGCCAACGTGCAGGTGCTGCCCGCAGACAATCTTGCAAATATCTTGCAAGCGGCGCGCCGTGGCGAGGTAGACCTGATTTCTTCCTTGCGCCCCACCCCGGAGCGGGCCGAGTTTCTGGCCTTCACGGAACCTTACGTCAAGGTACCCGCCGTGTTGGTGGTGAAGCAGGGGCCCATTCCCCCGACGCTGAAAGACCTCGCCGACCGACCGGTCGCCGTGGGCAAGGGCTATGCGGTAGAGAGCTTTGTGCGCACCAATTACCCGCTGATCCGTTGGGTTGCGGTGTCCGATGATGTGGCCGCGTTACAAGCCCTGCTGCGTGGTGATGTGGACGGCGTGGTGGCGGATGTGGCCAGCGTGAGCGATGCCACCCGTCACAGCGGCATACGCGGGGTGCAGGTGGTGGAGTCGCTCCCCTTTGAGTACGAGCTGAGCTTTGCCTATCGCAAAGAACTGGCAGCGCTGGGCGATGCCTTGAATGCCGGCCTCAAGGACATCACGCCCGCTACCCGACAGGCGCTGTTGCGCCGCTGGATAGACACTGAGACATTGACCTACGAAGACCCGCGGCTCACCTGGGTGCGCAAACTGGCCATGGTGTTGTCGGTGCTGGCTTTGGTCATGGTGGGGGTATGGCGATTGCGGGCCAAACGTTCTTCAGACAGGGCTGCGGATGGTCTTTGA